From Arachis stenosperma cultivar V10309 chromosome 2, arast.V10309.gnm1.PFL2, whole genome shotgun sequence, one genomic window encodes:
- the LOC130963097 gene encoding uncharacterized protein LOC130963097: MDVPWKLNLDSCINLRWLRLCSMKNTAIAHKWFLELFDKFPYLETLQIHRCSMSERINISSSQLKFLDFLWCSNLKELNIDAPNLLSCDFRGNDTPVITFLSSSNKLKVNVFTDMDFQHYNLKEFIQNIKPHQVLTSLSLFVDFPLDIEPGVLQSVSSTPPHIRHLEFRRVPNREALYFPYLNWLLSSCCPETISFLWQSSSYYIDIRPFIVFIYEMLMGRIGCCRSDHGNKCWWHALKNVKVTCSFITRDIVNIKTMLDAWPDSDAEENVRFILEL; the protein is encoded by the exons ATGGATGTGCCTTGGAAGCTGAACTTAGATAGTTGCATAAATTTGAGATGGTTGCGCCTATGCTCAATGAAGAACACTGCCATTGCGCATAAATGGTTTCTCGAACTGTTTGATAAGTTTCCTTACCTTGAGACTCTGCAAATACATCGGTGCTCTATGTCCGAGAGGATTAATATATCAAGTTCTCAACTCAAGTTCTTAGATTTTTTGTGGTGCTCAAACTTGAAGGAGCTCAACATTGATGCCCCAAATTTATTATCATGTGACTTTAGGGGAAATGACACACCTGTTATAACTTTTCTGAGCAGTTCTAATAAACTAAAAGTGAATGTTTTTACTGACATGGATTTTCAACACTATAACTTGAAGGAATTTATCCAAAACATTAAACCACACCAGGTTTTGACATCACTCTCCCTCTTTGTGGATTTCCCACTTGAT ATTGAACCGGGTGTGTTGCAATCAGTTTCATCCACTCCTCCGCATATTAGACATTTGGAATTTCGTCGTGTTCCAAACAGGGAAGCTCTTTACTTTCCCTATCTGAATTGGTTGCTTTCAAGTTGCTGCCCAGAAACCATTTCATTCCTTTGGCAATCCTCTTCTTATTATATCGATATTAGACCATTCATTGTG TTTATCTACGAGATGTTGATGGGCAGAATAGGCTGTTGCAGATCGGATCATGGTAATAAATGTTGGTGGCATGCCTTGAAGAATGTTAAGGTCACATGTTCATTCATAACTAGGGACATAGTGAACATTAAGACCATGTTAGATGCATGGCCAGATTCTGATGCCGAGGAAAATGTTAGGTTCATCTTAGAACTGTAA
- the LOC130963098 gene encoding F-box/FBD/LRR-repeat protein At2g04230-like, whose protein sequence is MDRLSGLPKTILHDILAKLPNEDAVKTSVLSKAWKETWSTFPRLRICSSYFINVHDLSTANSVWHCSKDILADYVMKRLLRFHEQGLIIKEFRLCMDYIGDFNYMSRHLDIWMKMICECGIKGLELHFPADGDFFPTSEYCPDKWYNLPLCVTEAKSLTELNLKGPIRICRALFLNHSSTIKLNSLRMLCLCSVLFEDEGVIKHLLSSCPLIEHFSMEDCCVYNPLSRENPLLSSPVKSLSLRGLQKLKRVYVSGIQEVYIDAPNL, encoded by the coding sequence atggacCGACTTTCTGGTCTACCAAAAACTATACTTCATGACATACTTGCAAAGCTTCCCAATGAAGATGCTGTTAAGACCAGTGTTTTGTCAAAAGCATGGAAAGAAACATGGTCTACGTTTCCTAGGTTACGTATTTGCAGCAGCTATTTTATCAATGTGCATGATTTATCAACAGCAAATTCTGTTTGGCATTGCAGCAAAGACATACTAGCTGATTATGTCATGAAAAGACTGTTGAGGTTCCATGAACAAGGCTTAATAATCAAAGAATTTAGGCTCTGTATGGACTATATTGGAGACTTTAATTACATGTCTCGCCATCTTGATATTTGGATGAAGATGATTTGTGAGTGTGGTATCAAAGGACTAGAACTTCATTTCCCTGCAGATGGAGACTTCTTTCCAACAAGCGAGTACTGTCCTGACAAATGGTATAACCTTCCACTTTGTGTCACTGAAGCGAAATCACTTACCGAGTTGAATTTGAAGGGACCGATCAGAATTTGCAGAGCATTATTCCTGAACCATTCTTCTACTATCAAGTTGAACTCTTTGAGAATGTTATGCTTATGTTCTGTTCTTTTTGAAGATGAAGGAGTTATCAAGCATTTGCTTTCTTCTTGTCCTCTGATTGAACATTTTTCTATGGAAGATTGTTGTGTATATAACCCTCTAAGCAGAGAAAATCCTTTACTGTCCAGTCCGGTGAAATCATTAAGCTTGCGTGGTCTACAAAAGCTCAAGCGAGTTTATGTTAGTGGAATACAGGAGGTGTATATTGATGCTCCAAATCTTTAG